The following coding sequences lie in one Rutidosis leptorrhynchoides isolate AG116_Rl617_1_P2 chromosome 6, CSIRO_AGI_Rlap_v1, whole genome shotgun sequence genomic window:
- the LOC139856181 gene encoding chitinase 2-like, with translation IYTAANSNLFREYIGAESDSVELSDIPINPHVEVHFILAFAIDYTQDNHPSPTNGKFNVFWETNHLGPSQIASIKAKNSNVKVAVSLGGDTVTKNNYAFFSYKSITSWVQNAVSSLTSMIKQYNLDGIDIDYEHFHSHNEDTFAECIGQLITILKKQKTIKFASIAPYEDDDLVNSHYLTLWKKYGHVIDYVNFQFYAYDKLNVKQFVNHFNHLQSSSYAGSQLLASFISKGNLGLPPNDGFFEACKELKRQGKLGGIFVWCADESKDNGFRYERKAQALLAA, from the coding sequence ATATATACAGCTGCAAACTCAAATCTTTTTCGGGAGTACATTGGTGCTGAATCAGACTCAGTTGAGTTATCAGACATACCGATAAACCCTCACGTCGAAGTCCATTTCATCCTGGCATTCGCAATCGATTACACCCAAGATAACCACCCATCACCAACCAACGGAAAATTCAATGTTTTCTGGGAAACAAACCATTTGGGTCCTTCACAAATAGCATCAATAAAAGCCAAAAACTCGAACGTTAAAGTGGCTGTTAGCCTAGGTGGCGATACCGTTACCAAAAATAACTACGCCTTTTTTTCTTATAAATCCATCACCTCATGGGTTCAAAATGCAGTCTCTTCATTAACCAGCATGATCAAACAGTACAATTTAGATGGCATCGATATCGACTACGAGCACTTTCACTCGCACAATGAGGACACTTTTGCAGAATGCATTGGACAACTTATCACAATTTTAAAGAAACAAAAAACCATCAAATTTGCTTCTATTGCTCCTTATGAAGATGATGATCTTGTTAACAGTCATTACTTGACTTTATGGAAGAAATATGGACATGTTATTGATTATGTAAATTTCCAGTTTTATGCGTATGACAAGCTTAACGTTAAACAGTTTGTGAATCACTTTAATCATCTGCAAAGTTCGAGTTATGCAGGAAGTCAACTTTTAGCCAGTTTTATAAGTAAGGGTAATTTAGGTTTGCCTCCTAATGATGGATTCTTTGAGGCCTGCAAAGAGTTAAAGAGACAAGGTAAACTTGGAGGAATCTTTGTCTGGTGTGCTGATGAATCCAAAGACAATGGTTTTCGATACGAACGAAAAGCTCAGGCCTTGTTGGCAGCATAA
- the LOC139855482 gene encoding GDP-mannose transporter GONST2-like — protein MSTEFKLNVTVNPDVKESDFNSSLEISPHGGKVNVVRRLIGGFLPRGKQLSGDILSSIERRGTNERSRSNRVMSDNNEIIVDPNDKREHELKVVSGPLISGAAYCLSSCSMILLNKIVLSSYAFNAGISLMFFQNLISTIIVIVLGLFRVVSLEKLNWKLIKVWIPVNVIFVAMLVSGMYSLKHINIAMVTILKNVTNIMTAVGELYIFRKRQSQKVWTAMFLMIISAVTGGITDLSFEAAGYTWQLVNCGLTASYSLTLRRVMDTAKAVTKSGSLNEVSMVLLNNLLSLPFGALLIIIFDEWTYVVNADVIKIPMFWVVATASGLLGLAISFTSMWFLNQTGPTTYSLVGSLNKIPISIAGILLFNVPVSVPNLFSILFGLFAGVFFAKAKMS, from the exons ATGTCAACTGAATTCAAGTTGAACGTTACGGTTAATCCTGATGTCAAGGAATCGGATTTTAACTCATCACTCGAGATTTCTCCACATGGCGGAAAGGTGAATGTGGTGCGTAGGCTCATTGGCGGTTTTCTTCCTCGAGGAAAGCAACTAAGTGGCGATATATTATCATCTATAGAACGCAGAGGAACAAATGAAAG ATCCAGAAGTAATCGGGTCATGTCTGATAATAATGAAATCATAGTTGACCCAAATGATAAGAGGGAACATGAACTGAAAGTTGTATCTGGACCGTTGATATCTGGAGCGGCTTATTGTCTGTCTTCTTGCAGCATGATATTGCTCAACAAAATTGTGCTTTCAAGTTATGCTTTCAATGCAGGGATATCATTGATGTTTTTTCAG AATCTAATCAGTACAATCATAGTGATTGTTTTGGGTTTATTTCGAGTAGTTTCACTTGAAAAACTTAACTGGAAGCTGATTAAGGTGTGGATACCTGTCAATGTGATATTTGTGGCCATGCTTGTTTCAGGCATGTATAG TTTGAAGCACATAAATATTGCAATGGTAACAATCCTGAAAAATGTGACCAACATTATGACAGCAGTTGGCGAGTTATATATATTCCGTAAGCGACAGAGTCAGAAAGTGTGGACTGCTATGTTTCTAATG ATAATCTCTGCTGTAACTGGTGGTATCACAGATCTCTCGTTCGAAGCCGCTGGTTACACGTGGCAACTGGTCAACTGTGGTCTTACTGCAAGCTACTCT CTTACATTACGACGAGTGATGGATACTGCAAAAGCTGTGACAAAATCTGGTTCTCTTAATGAAGTTTCAATGGTGTTGCTGAATAATTTGCTATCCTTGCCATTTGGGGCGTTGTTGATTATCATATTTGACGAGTGGACTTATGTAGTAAACGC GGATGTAATCAAGATTCCAATGTTTTGGGTCGTAGCAACCGCTAGTGGGCTTCTTGGGCTCGCTATTAGCTTCACCTCCATGTGGTTTTTAAACCAAACAGGCCCGACCACTTACAG TTTGGTGGGGTCGTTAAACAAGATTCCGATCTCAATTGCTGGTATACTGCTGTTCAACGTTCCGGTGAGCGTACCAAATCTATTCAGCATACTATTTG GTTTATTTGCTGGTGTATTCTTTGCTAAGGCCAAAATGTCATAA